The Rhizobiaceae bacterium genome contains the following window.
TCGCTGCTAGCCGCATATTTGCGCAGATATTGCGGCGTGAGGCTTTTGAGCGTCGGCAGCGTCGTCGCTATGTAGACGGCAAAAAAGGCGTTGGAGGCTATGACGAGCGTAATGTCCGTTCCCGTCCACCAGCCGACGGCCAGTCCCGCCAGCCCGAAAAGGGACGCAAGATAGAAGGGAGCATGCCTGTGAAGCAGGCCATTCGCCATCACCGACTCCACCTGTTTTATTAGCCGAACCTTTCAGGATTTGCCTTGCGGATCAAGCGAACGCACAGCTTGGCCGGATGCGACGAAAGATGTGCGCAGGCCGTGCTTGACCCGAAAGCGCAAGTCCATAAAAGGAAGCCGCAGGGAGTCGCCGAATGTTCAAGAAGATATTGATCGCCAACCGCGGCGAAATCGCCTGCCGGGTCATCAAGACCGCGCGCCGCATGGGCATCGCGACCGTGGCCGTCTATTCCGACGCAGACCGCAACGCGATGCATGTCGAGATGGCCGACGAGGCCGTGCATATCGGACCGGCTCCCGCCGCGCAGAGCTATCTGGTTGCCGACAAGATCATCGAGGCGTGCAAGGCGACGGGCGCGGAAGCGGTGCATCCGGGCTACGGATTCCTTTCGGAGCGCGCCTCCTTTTGCGCCGAGCTTGAAAAGCAGGGCGTTGTGTTCATCGGCCCGAAGCCAAGGGCCATCGAGGCGATGGGCGACAAGATCGAGTCCAAGAAATTCGCGAACGCGGCGAAGGTCAACACTGTGCCGGGCTTCCTCGGCGTCATCGAGGATGCGGATCATGCCGAGCGCATCGCGGGCGAGATCGGCTATCCGGTGATGATCAAGGCGTCCGCCGGAGGCGGCGGCAAGGGCATGCGCATCGCATGGGATAAATCCGAGGTGCGTGACGGTTTCGACCGCGCCCGTTCGGAAGCGAAAAACTCCTTCGGCGACGACCGCGTCTTCATCGAGAAATTCGTGGTCGAGCCCCGTCACATCGAAATCCAGGTGCTGGCCGACGCGCATGGCAATGCCATCTATCTTGGCGAACGCGAATGCTCCATTCAGCGGCGCAACCAGAAAGTGGTCGAGGAAGCGCCGTCCCCTTTTCTGGACGAGGCGACGCGGCGCGCGATGGGCGAGCAGGCGGTGGCGCTTGCCAAGGCCGTGGACTACCAGAGCGCGGGCACGGTCGAGTTCATCGTAGACAAGAACAAGAACTTCTATTTCCTTGAAATGAATACACGTTTGCAGGTCGAGCATCCGGTCACGGAGTTGATTACCGGCATCGATCTCGTTGAGCAGATGATCCGCGTCGCGGCGGGCGAAAAACTCGCAATCGCACAGAAGGACGTGAAGCTGAACGGCTGGGCCGTGGAGAGCCGCCTCTACGCGGAAGATCCTTACCGTAATTTCCTGCCCTCGATTGGCCGCCTGACCCGCTACCGGCCGCCGGAGGAGGGGCCGTCCGGCGAGGCCATCATCCGCAATGACACGGGCGTGACGGAAGGGTCCGAGATTTCGATGTTCTACGACCCGATGGTCGCGAAGCTTTGCGCCTGGGCGCCCACGCGCATGCAGGCCATCGACGCCATGTCCGACGCGCTGGACAGCTTCGTTGTCGACGGCATCGAGCACAATATTCCGTTCCTCTCGGCGCTCATGCAGCATCCCCGCTGGCGCGAAGGCCGGCTTTCGACGGGCTTCATCGCGGAGGAATTTCCCGACGGCTTCGCACCGATCAAGCCTGACGCTGCGCAGAAGGCCGTGCTTGCAACGATTGCCACGGCGGTCGAACTCCTGCGGCGCGACCGTCTCGATCGTCTTGGCGGACGCCTTGCGCCGCATTCGGGCGTCATCAAGCCCGACTGGGTGGTCAAGATCGATGAGGATTACGTCTCCGTTTCGCTGCGCGACGGCATGATCTCGATTCCGTTCGAGGCGGACTTTTCTGTCGAGGGCGGCACGCCGGTCACCATTGCGTCCGACTGGCGGCCCGGCGAGCCGGTCTGGCACGGCACGGTCGCTGGCAAGACGGTCTCGGCGCAGCTTCGGCCCGGTCGCAAGGGCTTGCGCATCGACTGGAAAGGCATGTCGGTCACGACCCGCGCCATGCTGCCGCGCACAGCTGCGCTTGAAAAGCTGATGCCCGTCAAACTGCCGCCAGACACGTCGAAAATGCTCCTCTGCCCCATGCCGGGGCTGGTCGTCTCGATTTCCGTCAAGGAAGGGCAGGAGATCAAGGCGGGCGACACACTTGCGGTCGTCGAGGCCATGAAGATGGAAAACGTGTTGCGCGCCGAGCGCGACCTGACCGTCACCAAGATCAACTGCAAGCCCGGCGACAGCCTCGCCGTCGATGCGGTCATCATGGAATTCGCCTGAGGAAATTCGACAGGGACCGACTCCGCGGCGGCGAATCCTGCTAGGCTTTGGCAATGGCCAGCGACCGTCCCCCCCGTGACCCGATCTTGCGTGCAGCACTTCAAGGCGAGCCGCAGCCGCGCAGCGCTCCGCGCCCTTTCGTGCACCTGCGGGTTCATTCCGCCTATTCGCTGCTGGAAGGCGCGCTTCCGCACGGCAAGATCATCGGCCACGCCATCAAGGACCAGTCGCCTGCCATCGCGGTGACGGACACCAACAATCTTTTCGGTGCGCTGGAGTTCGCCCAGAAGGCGTCGAAGGACGGCGTGCAGCCGATCATCGGCATGCAGCTCGACCTCAGTTTCGAGGCAGCCGATCCCGATGCGTCGCGGTCGGGGCGGCGGCAGGGACCCGATCTCGCACCCATCGTGCTTCTGGTCGCCAGCGAGCAGGGCTATTCCAACCTGATGCGCATCGTCAGCGCGGCCTATCTCGACACGCCGTCCGGCGAGCCGGTGCACCGCAGCGCCACGCAGTTGCAGGGATTCACCGACGGGCTGATCTGCCTGACGGGCGGGCCGCGCGGGCCGGTCGGCGTCGCGTTCAAGGCCGGACATGCGGATGTCGCGGAGGCGCGGCTCGAGCAGTTGCAGACGCTGTTCGGCGACCGGCTCTATGTCGAGCTTGAACGGCTGGGTGGATATGATCGCGCGCTCGAAGCAGCCACCGTCGAGCTTGCCTATGCGATGCAGTTGCCGCTCGTCGCGACGAATGGGGCATTCTTCCAGAGCCGGGACGATTTCGAAGCGCATGACGCGCTGATCGCCATTGCCGAGG
Protein-coding sequences here:
- a CDS encoding acetyl/propionyl/methylcrotonyl-CoA carboxylase subunit alpha; translated protein: MFKKILIANRGEIACRVIKTARRMGIATVAVYSDADRNAMHVEMADEAVHIGPAPAAQSYLVADKIIEACKATGAEAVHPGYGFLSERASFCAELEKQGVVFIGPKPRAIEAMGDKIESKKFANAAKVNTVPGFLGVIEDADHAERIAGEIGYPVMIKASAGGGGKGMRIAWDKSEVRDGFDRARSEAKNSFGDDRVFIEKFVVEPRHIEIQVLADAHGNAIYLGERECSIQRRNQKVVEEAPSPFLDEATRRAMGEQAVALAKAVDYQSAGTVEFIVDKNKNFYFLEMNTRLQVEHPVTELITGIDLVEQMIRVAAGEKLAIAQKDVKLNGWAVESRLYAEDPYRNFLPSIGRLTRYRPPEEGPSGEAIIRNDTGVTEGSEISMFYDPMVAKLCAWAPTRMQAIDAMSDALDSFVVDGIEHNIPFLSALMQHPRWREGRLSTGFIAEEFPDGFAPIKPDAAQKAVLATIATAVELLRRDRLDRLGGRLAPHSGVIKPDWVVKIDEDYVSVSLRDGMISIPFEADFSVEGGTPVTIASDWRPGEPVWHGTVAGKTVSAQLRPGRKGLRIDWKGMSVTTRAMLPRTAALEKLMPVKLPPDTSKMLLCPMPGLVVSISVKEGQEIKAGDTLAVVEAMKMENVLRAERDLTVTKINCKPGDSLAVDAVIMEFA